One stretch of bacterium DNA includes these proteins:
- a CDS encoding xanthine dehydrogenase family protein molybdopterin-binding subunit has translation MTSPVEGIDTYAVVGKSYPRTDVRDKVTGAALYLEDLRFTGMLYGKVLRSRHSHARLLNIDTSRAKKLPGVRTVITGADFPFVHGESIWDEPFLAREKVRYQGEAVAAVAAVDEETAEEALALIAVDYDPLPAVLDLSEAVKPDAVLVHEALDTYRRERGITPIKGSNICNHFQLFRGNVEQGMAEADEIFEDTFTTPMQQHCSIEPHIAICRISNDNAVTLWLHNDSPYRCRKEIAHALNVPLKDVRVITAPAIGGNFGGKGGLKAEAPAIALAWKLRNRPIRIVYTREEEFCCALGRHPSMTRMRTGVKKDGTIVARQVELYLDTGAYAEKGPTVAAFAGVSAAGPYKIPHVKVDAYCVYTNKTVAGAMRGYGGPQAAWAYESQMDIIAGKLGLDPLEIRLKQVYEEGDEHITGQENVSQGLTECLRAVAGRMEWGRPLGGNRGRGIACMERAVKTPFGSAAYVQVNEDGTVDVISSTTEVGQGSETVLRQIAAEELGVPLESVKKDAPDTAFTPFDASTTSSRSTFHMGNAVKMAAADARTQLLALAAPLFGAGPGDLGIKNGNVFVTRDSGSVLPIAQVLSRHYGPSGTVLGRGYYFPSMPKPSAEYYSRYMVYWLLGANGAEVDVNTTTGEVTVLKIWGAYDTGKAIHPMNCEGQIQGGAAMGLGFALAEEVIFQDGEVMNPSFLAYKHLSAPDVPEVVPILVEHPHPWGPYGAKGLGETTNVPVPPAIANAIFDAVGVRIKDLPITPDKILAALRRVGEEGRHEAP, from the coding sequence GTGACATCCCCGGTCGAAGGGATCGATACCTACGCGGTCGTCGGGAAATCGTACCCGCGCACGGATGTGAGAGACAAGGTGACGGGAGCCGCCCTCTATCTCGAAGATCTCCGGTTCACCGGTATGCTCTACGGAAAGGTGCTCCGCAGCCGGCACTCGCACGCCCGCCTCCTCAATATCGACACCTCCAGGGCCAAGAAGCTGCCCGGCGTCCGCACCGTGATCACCGGCGCGGACTTCCCGTTCGTCCACGGGGAATCCATCTGGGACGAGCCGTTCCTGGCCAGGGAGAAGGTTCGATACCAGGGAGAGGCGGTCGCGGCGGTCGCCGCCGTCGATGAGGAGACCGCGGAGGAAGCGCTGGCGCTGATCGCGGTCGACTACGATCCCCTGCCGGCGGTCCTCGATCTCAGCGAGGCCGTCAAGCCGGACGCGGTCCTGGTGCACGAGGCGCTGGACACGTACCGCCGCGAACGTGGGATCACGCCGATCAAGGGGAGCAACATCTGCAACCATTTCCAGCTCTTCCGGGGCAACGTGGAGCAGGGGATGGCGGAAGCGGACGAGATTTTCGAGGATACTTTCACGACGCCCATGCAACAGCACTGCAGCATCGAGCCGCACATTGCCATTTGCCGGATCAGCAACGACAACGCCGTGACCCTGTGGCTCCATAACGACTCGCCCTACCGCTGCCGCAAGGAGATCGCCCACGCCCTCAACGTTCCGCTCAAAGACGTCCGGGTGATCACGGCCCCCGCCATCGGCGGCAACTTTGGCGGCAAGGGCGGGCTCAAGGCGGAGGCCCCGGCCATCGCGCTCGCGTGGAAGCTCCGGAACCGGCCGATTCGGATCGTGTACACGCGGGAAGAGGAATTCTGCTGCGCGCTCGGGCGGCATCCCTCCATGACCCGGATGCGAACCGGGGTGAAGAAAGACGGCACGATTGTCGCGCGTCAGGTGGAACTGTACCTCGATACCGGCGCCTACGCCGAGAAGGGGCCGACGGTGGCCGCCTTCGCCGGCGTCTCGGCCGCCGGCCCCTACAAGATCCCCCACGTCAAGGTCGACGCGTATTGTGTCTACACCAACAAGACCGTGGCGGGCGCGATGCGCGGGTATGGCGGGCCGCAGGCCGCGTGGGCCTATGAGTCGCAGATGGACATCATCGCGGGCAAGTTGGGGCTGGACCCGCTGGAGATCAGACTGAAGCAGGTCTACGAAGAGGGCGACGAGCACATCACCGGCCAGGAGAACGTCTCTCAGGGCCTCACGGAATGTCTGCGCGCCGTTGCCGGGCGCATGGAGTGGGGGAGGCCGCTCGGCGGGAATCGGGGCCGGGGCATCGCGTGCATGGAGCGGGCCGTCAAGACGCCATTCGGGTCGGCGGCCTACGTCCAGGTCAACGAAGACGGAACCGTCGACGTCATCAGCAGCACGACGGAGGTGGGCCAGGGCTCGGAGACGGTCTTGCGGCAGATCGCCGCCGAGGAGCTCGGCGTGCCGTTGGAGAGTGTGAAAAAGGACGCGCCGGACACGGCGTTTACGCCGTTCGACGCCTCGACGACGTCCAGCCGGTCCACCTTTCACATGGGCAACGCGGTCAAGATGGCCGCCGCGGACGCCAGGACGCAGCTCCTCGCGCTGGCGGCGCCGCTCTTCGGCGCGGGCCCGGGCGACCTCGGGATCAAGAACGGGAACGTCTTCGTGACGCGGGATTCTGGAAGCGTCCTGCCCATCGCCCAGGTGCTGAGCCGGCACTACGGACCCAGCGGGACCGTACTCGGACGAGGCTACTATTTCCCCTCGATGCCCAAACCGTCGGCGGAATACTACTCCCGGTACATGGTCTACTGGCTCCTCGGCGCGAACGGCGCCGAGGTGGACGTGAACACGACGACGGGCGAAGTCACCGTCCTGAAGATCTGGGGCGCGTACGACACCGGCAAGGCCATCCACCCGATGAACTGCGAAGGGCAGATCCAGGGAGGGGCCGCGATGGGGCTCGGCTTTGCCCTGGCGGAGGAGGTGATCTTTCAGGACGGCGAGGTCATGAATCCGTCGTTCCTCGCCTACAAGCACCTCTCGGCGCCGGACGTCCCCGAGGTGGTCCCGATTCTTGTTGAGCATCCGCATCCCTGGGGCCCGTACGGCGCCAAGGGACTGGGAGAGACCACCAACGTTCCTGTTCCGCCGGCCATCGCCAATGCGATCTTCGACGCGGTCGGCGTGCGGATCAAGGACCTGCCCATCACACCGGACAAGATCCTGGCGGCCTTGAGAAGGGTGGGCGAGGAGGGCCGCCATGAAGCTCCCTAA
- a CDS encoding hemerythrin domain-containing protein: protein MRATQQLAAEHRVIEEVLAALDRVVADAERTRVVPVTFLKQLVTFSRSFVDQCHHGKEERCFFPCLVKRGVPAEGGPIQVMLREHEEGRRLVGVIEDTLVRHEDGRAALDDVLGACRDYVDLLRTHIEKESQVLFRLGDAVMGDDDEAGTGQCFADMDAALGAGAHGLAEGLCAAVEGGERP from the coding sequence GTGCGCGCGACACAGCAACTGGCGGCGGAGCACCGGGTCATCGAGGAGGTGCTCGCGGCGCTGGACCGCGTCGTGGCCGACGCGGAGCGCACACGTGTCGTACCCGTCACGTTCCTCAAGCAGCTGGTGACGTTCAGCCGGTCGTTCGTCGACCAATGCCACCATGGGAAGGAAGAGCGGTGTTTCTTTCCGTGCCTCGTGAAGCGCGGCGTCCCCGCCGAGGGCGGGCCGATCCAGGTCATGCTGCGGGAGCATGAGGAGGGGCGCCGGCTTGTGGGAGTCATCGAGGACACGCTGGTCCGTCACGAAGACGGCCGCGCGGCTCTCGACGATGTGCTCGGGGCCTGCCGCGACTACGTCGATCTGCTGCGGACCCACATCGAGAAAGAGTCCCAGGTGCTTTTCCGTCTCGGCGACGCCGTCATGGGCGACGACGACGAGGCCGGGACGGGGCAGTGCTTTGCGGACATGGACGCCGCGCTCGGGGCCGGTGCGCACGGGCTCGCCGAGGGGCTTTGTGCGGCGGTGGAGGGAGGGGAGCGCCCGTGA
- a CDS encoding SDR family NAD(P)-dependent oxidoreductase codes for MATDNRTILVTGGASGIGKAICAAFAAAGDRVAVADINGPGAEEVAAATPGGMPVAIDVTDRRSVVAGVDQVVAAWGRIDVLVNAAGWDRIARFVDTTEDFWDRVIAINYRGILATCHAVLPHMIARRSGVIVNVASEAGRAGSSGEAVYSGTKGAIIAFTKAIAREAARDGIRVNVVAPGLTDTPLLQGMIAAGNEKIISSIVKATPLGRLARPEEVADAVVFLASDGASFITGQTLSVGGGLTMI; via the coding sequence ATGGCCACTGACAATCGCACGATCCTGGTCACCGGCGGAGCAAGCGGCATCGGCAAGGCGATCTGCGCGGCGTTTGCCGCGGCGGGCGATCGTGTCGCCGTCGCCGACATCAACGGCCCGGGGGCCGAGGAGGTTGCCGCCGCGACCCCCGGGGGCATGCCGGTGGCGATAGACGTGACCGACCGCCGGAGCGTCGTGGCCGGGGTCGATCAGGTGGTGGCCGCGTGGGGCCGCATCGACGTACTGGTCAACGCGGCCGGATGGGACCGAATCGCACGGTTCGTGGATACGACCGAGGATTTCTGGGACCGGGTGATCGCCATCAACTACCGGGGTATCCTCGCGACGTGCCATGCTGTGTTGCCCCACATGATCGCGCGACGGAGCGGGGTGATCGTGAACGTCGCGTCCGAAGCGGGGCGCGCGGGCTCATCCGGGGAAGCGGTCTATTCCGGCACCAAGGGCGCCATCATCGCGTTCACCAAGGCGATCGCGCGCGAGGCGGCCCGCGACGGAATCCGCGTCAACGTCGTCGCCCCCGGCCTCACCGACACCCCCCTGCTGCAGGGCATGATCGCCGCGGGCAACGAGAAGATCATCTCCTCGATCGTCAAGGCAACGCCGCTCGGCCGCTTGGCCCGGCCGGAGGAGGTGGCGGACGCCGTCGTCTTCCTCGCATCGGACGGCGCGTCGTTCATCACCGGCCAGACCCTCAGCGTCGGCGGCGGCCTGACCATGATCTGA
- a CDS encoding enoyl-CoA hydratase-related protein: protein MSIMSEVAPAPLHARPAEEFHFQDILYEKRDWVARVTINRPKVYNAYRAHTLAEMRDAFRDAAYDDGVAVLVLTGAGDRAFCTGGDVAEYAGEYTRRPRDYWKYMTLFIEAHDALRNIGKPAIARLNGIVAGGGNEWNMDCDLAVAADDVTIRQVGTKVGSVAAGGATQWLPIMIGDRRAREMLLTCEPITAQQALDWGLVNRVVPRGELDAAVDTLCQNLIDKFPECLRYTKQQVNFWKDLAWHMTAGHAREWLSLHFASREPWEGMTAFVDKRPVDYRALRARARDGGSSESVWGPPVRACPACGARGLPEGMAFCGHCGQQL from the coding sequence ATGAGCATCATGTCTGAGGTGGCTCCAGCGCCGCTGCACGCGCGACCGGCCGAGGAGTTTCATTTTCAGGACATTCTCTACGAAAAGCGCGACTGGGTGGCGCGGGTCACGATCAACCGGCCGAAGGTCTACAACGCCTACCGCGCGCACACCCTCGCCGAGATGCGCGATGCGTTTCGCGACGCCGCCTACGACGACGGCGTCGCCGTGCTGGTCCTCACCGGGGCGGGCGACCGGGCGTTCTGCACCGGCGGGGATGTCGCGGAGTATGCCGGCGAGTACACCCGGCGGCCGCGCGACTACTGGAAGTACATGACGCTCTTCATCGAGGCACACGACGCGCTGCGGAACATCGGCAAGCCCGCGATCGCGCGGCTCAACGGGATCGTGGCCGGCGGCGGGAACGAATGGAACATGGACTGCGACCTCGCCGTGGCCGCGGACGACGTCACGATCCGCCAGGTGGGGACGAAGGTCGGCAGCGTGGCAGCGGGCGGCGCGACGCAGTGGCTGCCCATTATGATCGGGGACCGGCGGGCCCGCGAAATGCTCCTCACGTGTGAGCCCATCACGGCGCAGCAGGCGCTGGACTGGGGGCTCGTAAACCGCGTGGTGCCGCGGGGCGAACTCGACGCCGCGGTCGACACCCTCTGTCAGAACCTCATCGACAAGTTCCCGGAGTGTCTCAGGTACACCAAGCAGCAGGTGAACTTCTGGAAGGACCTCGCCTGGCACATGACGGCCGGCCACGCCCGGGAGTGGTTGAGCCTGCATTTCGCTTCTCGCGAGCCGTGGGAGGGCATGACGGCGTTCGTCGACAAGCGGCCCGTCGACTACCGGGCGCTGCGCGCCCGCGCCCGCGACGGCGGATCGTCGGAGTCGGTGTGGGGACCTCCGGTGCGCGCGTGTCCGGCGTGCGGGGCGCGGGGCCTGCCGGAGGGTATGGCGTTTTGCGGCCATTGCGGGCAGCAGTTGTAG
- a CDS encoding acyl-CoA dehydratase activase has translation MTLTAGIDVGSAYTKVVLAGLFPTGDDDGRLAGLTAIPSGYDFARAAERGLAAALESAGISRDEVGYVAATGYGRYMVPFRDLAITELTCHAHAVSRLLPSVRTVLDIGGQTVKAIRLGERGRVKAFRLNDKCAAGSGAFLEKTMRYLGYGASDIAPLAGAATAPVTISSVCAVFAESEVINHLTAGRSAEDVCAGAVMALAERAGQVFKRVRPEPEYALTGGLTRVPLLRRAIEDALGVTFHVASDDLGVYAGAMGAALLGRERSRKLAQQRTA, from the coding sequence ATGACCCTCACCGCCGGCATCGACGTCGGCTCGGCGTACACCAAGGTGGTGCTCGCCGGCCTGTTCCCCACAGGGGACGACGACGGCCGGCTCGCCGGCCTCACGGCGATCCCGAGCGGCTATGACTTCGCGCGGGCCGCCGAGCGAGGTCTCGCGGCGGCGCTCGAATCGGCGGGGATCTCCCGGGACGAGGTCGGGTACGTGGCCGCCACGGGCTACGGCCGGTACATGGTGCCGTTTCGGGATCTCGCCATCACCGAGCTGACGTGCCACGCGCACGCGGTCTCCCGGCTCCTTCCGTCCGTCCGCACTGTGCTCGACATCGGCGGCCAGACGGTGAAGGCGATCCGCCTCGGGGAGCGCGGACGGGTCAAGGCGTTTCGCCTGAACGACAAATGCGCGGCCGGCAGCGGCGCGTTCTTAGAGAAAACGATGCGCTATCTCGGGTACGGCGCTTCGGACATCGCGCCGCTCGCCGGGGCCGCGACGGCGCCCGTGACGATTTCCAGCGTGTGCGCCGTCTTCGCCGAGTCCGAAGTCATCAACCACCTGACCGCCGGGCGCAGCGCGGAAGATGTGTGCGCGGGCGCCGTGATGGCGCTCGCGGAACGCGCGGGCCAGGTGTTCAAGCGGGTCCGGCCGGAGCCGGAGTACGCGCTCACGGGCGGCCTCACCCGGGTGCCCCTGCTCCGCCGGGCGATCGAGGACGCGCTCGGCGTCACATTCCACGTCGCCTCCGACGACCTGGGCGTGTACGCGGGCGCCATGGGAGCCGCGCTGCTGGGCCGCGAGCGGAGCCGCAAATTGGCCCAGCAACGAACCGCCTGA
- a CDS encoding acyl-CoA dehydratase activase, protein MLVGGVDVGSTQTKAVVMDDTRLLGRAIVDTGVRLTDAAGTAFRQALAAAGAAEADVACVIGTGYGRFRVEFGHAQVTEISCHARGAVYLFPGTRSVLDIGGQDTKAIRVSETGQVLDFSMNDKCSAGTGRFLGAASQALEIPLGELGPLALRARNAVTMTTTCTVFAESEILGWLARGRKTEDVLMGVHTAIASRSLSLLRRVGIEPELTFTGGVARNVAMVKLLADLTGVPLNVSEESHYCGAIGAALYALDRMLVGAEAASAEFAQPVSPTRSAEPVRATPSSRGGTAPAARGGTADATGAGGGGPS, encoded by the coding sequence ATGCTGGTCGGCGGCGTGGACGTGGGATCCACCCAAACCAAGGCCGTGGTCATGGACGACACGCGCCTTCTCGGCCGCGCGATCGTCGACACCGGCGTCCGGTTGACCGACGCGGCCGGGACCGCGTTCCGCCAGGCGCTCGCGGCGGCCGGGGCCGCCGAAGCGGACGTGGCGTGCGTCATCGGTACCGGGTACGGGCGCTTCCGGGTGGAGTTCGGACACGCCCAGGTCACGGAGATCTCCTGTCACGCGCGCGGCGCGGTCTACCTGTTCCCGGGGACCCGCAGCGTCCTCGACATCGGCGGGCAGGACACCAAGGCGATCCGTGTGAGCGAGACCGGACAGGTGCTGGACTTCAGCATGAACGACAAGTGCTCGGCCGGGACCGGGCGGTTTCTGGGCGCGGCCTCGCAGGCGCTCGAGATCCCGCTCGGCGAGCTCGGTCCGCTCGCGCTGCGCGCCAGAAACGCGGTGACGATGACCACGACGTGCACCGTCTTCGCGGAATCGGAGATCTTGGGATGGCTCGCCCGGGGCCGCAAGACCGAGGACGTCCTGATGGGCGTGCACACGGCGATCGCCTCCCGCAGTCTATCGCTGCTGCGGCGCGTGGGGATCGAGCCCGAGCTCACGTTCACGGGCGGGGTGGCCCGGAACGTCGCGATGGTGAAGCTGCTCGCGGATCTGACGGGCGTGCCCCTGAACGTGAGCGAGGAGTCGCACTACTGCGGCGCCATCGGGGCGGCGCTGTACGCTCTCGACCGGATGCTGGTGGGCGCGGAAGCCGCATCTGCCGAATTCGCTCAGCCTGTCTCGCCGACGCGTTCTGCCGAGCCCGTGCGGGCGACCCCGTCTTCGCGGGGCGGGACGGCCCCGGCTGCGCGGGGCGGGACGGCCGACGCGACCGGCGCCGGGGGAGGCGGGCCGTCATGA
- a CDS encoding 2-hydroxyacyl-CoA dehydratase family protein, whose protein sequence is MAETPTRIGFIRNEGRRLMDQWWQEMTAAADAQTPTAYVFVMGSLDEILRVFDLPINCPEITSLQTAVRGQSLAYLQSAEGYGYSPDICGYVKADVGLQLKDRRHPNGTVPKPALAIATNMCNTYIKWAEIWEQMYHCPVFVLDLPAWRGGDARAFPEGGAAEPRVDGEAFRNDRRYVEGQLRDLIGLCERLTGRRFDIDRLREVMAEVNRMAAAYQTVLTVNQHRPAPFSAIREGIVFQGISNLYRGAPEGSRFFELAADELRDRIHLGMGTLNEKYRLLLTGTTCYAALKRFAEMFEEWGGVFVHSTYMMFAGGGFASGFAYDVTRPLESLAETLLLSAWRGFSTPMFYAQDWLAQTVREWSVDGICFHGVKSCRTTSTGLPDVREWLRTHFDIPGLFIQSDLVDPRMWSDAQLKNRIDAFIESLAGRRATPAARGGTAPAARGGTAAAR, encoded by the coding sequence ATGGCCGAGACACCGACGAGGATCGGCTTCATCCGGAACGAGGGCCGCCGCCTGATGGACCAGTGGTGGCAGGAGATGACGGCCGCCGCGGACGCGCAAACGCCGACCGCCTACGTCTTCGTGATGGGATCTCTCGACGAAATCCTGAGAGTCTTCGATCTGCCCATCAACTGTCCCGAGATCACGTCCCTGCAGACCGCGGTGCGCGGTCAGTCCCTCGCGTACTTGCAGAGCGCCGAGGGGTACGGCTACTCCCCCGACATCTGCGGCTACGTGAAGGCGGACGTGGGCCTGCAGCTCAAGGACCGGCGGCATCCCAACGGCACCGTCCCCAAGCCCGCGCTCGCGATCGCGACGAACATGTGCAACACCTACATCAAGTGGGCCGAGATCTGGGAGCAGATGTACCACTGCCCGGTGTTCGTCCTCGACCTCCCGGCCTGGCGCGGCGGCGACGCCCGCGCATTCCCCGAAGGGGGCGCCGCCGAGCCGCGTGTCGACGGCGAGGCGTTCCGGAACGACCGCCGCTATGTGGAGGGGCAGTTGCGGGACCTGATCGGGCTTTGCGAGCGCCTGACCGGCCGGCGCTTCGACATCGACCGCCTGCGCGAGGTGATGGCCGAGGTGAACCGCATGGCCGCCGCCTACCAGACCGTGCTGACGGTCAACCAGCACCGGCCCGCGCCGTTCAGCGCGATCCGCGAGGGCATCGTGTTCCAGGGGATCTCCAACCTCTACCGGGGCGCGCCCGAGGGGTCCCGGTTCTTCGAGCTCGCCGCGGACGAACTGCGCGACCGCATCCATCTGGGGATGGGCACACTCAACGAGAAGTACCGGCTGCTCCTGACCGGCACCACCTGCTACGCTGCCCTGAAGCGCTTCGCCGAGATGTTCGAGGAGTGGGGCGGCGTCTTCGTGCACAGCACGTACATGATGTTCGCCGGCGGCGGCTTCGCCTCGGGCTTCGCCTATGACGTGACCCGCCCGCTCGAGAGCCTGGCCGAGACGCTGCTCCTCTCCGCCTGGCGGGGATTCAGCACGCCGATGTTCTACGCGCAGGACTGGCTCGCGCAGACGGTCCGGGAGTGGTCCGTCGACGGGATCTGTTTCCACGGCGTGAAGTCGTGCCGCACCACCTCCACCGGCCTGCCGGACGTCCGCGAGTGGCTGCGTACCCACTTCGACATCCCGGGGCTGTTCATCCAATCGGATCTCGTGGACCCGCGAATGTGGTCGGACGCGCAGCTCAAGAACCGGATCGACGCGTTCATCGAGTCGCTCGCGGGCCGCCGGGCGACCCCGGCTGCGCGGGGCGGCACGGCCCCGGCTGCGCGGGGCGGCACCGCGGCGGCGAGGTGA
- a CDS encoding 2-hydroxyacyl-CoA dehydratase family protein, protein MASGHTLDSILEDCRTLVEDPGFPAVHRWLEANPQGKVLGHFQVYFPEEIAHAAGMLPIKILGAGSAVQIRKADARIAAFVCSIIRSSLELALTGRLDFLSVFVTPPICDAARNACGVWVRNLPRLNCQMLYLPQNVTSPHAALYLRDEYRRIAGVIEEAVGRPITEDALRLSITLFNENRRLLREIYRVKRETPWLLSAVEAYTLVRAGGLMPRDEHNVLLRRVLDLLPQRQGKRQDKIRVVFEGGYCEQPPADLLAVIQDACYIVDDDLLIGLRWLTGDVPTDGEPLANLARAYLDGSSYSPVQHDPRKPKSEMLLRRIREADAEAAIVAAPKMCEPGLEEQVNHIRALEGAGIPHLVMEFEEKMTVFEQMRMEVETFAESLLLDFA, encoded by the coding sequence ATGGCCTCGGGGCACACCCTGGACTCCATCCTCGAGGACTGCCGGACCCTCGTAGAGGACCCGGGGTTTCCCGCGGTCCACCGCTGGTTGGAGGCCAACCCGCAGGGCAAAGTCCTGGGTCACTTCCAGGTGTACTTCCCCGAGGAGATCGCCCACGCCGCCGGCATGCTGCCGATCAAGATCCTCGGCGCCGGCAGCGCGGTACAGATCCGCAAAGCCGACGCCCGGATCGCGGCATTCGTGTGCTCCATCATCCGCAGTTCGCTCGAACTGGCCCTCACAGGCCGGTTGGACTTTCTGTCCGTGTTCGTGACCCCACCGATCTGTGACGCGGCGCGGAATGCCTGCGGGGTCTGGGTGCGCAACCTGCCACGGCTCAACTGCCAGATGCTCTACCTGCCGCAGAACGTCACGTCGCCGCACGCCGCGCTCTACCTTCGGGACGAGTACCGGCGCATTGCCGGCGTCATCGAAGAGGCCGTCGGGCGGCCGATCACGGAGGACGCGCTGCGCCTGAGCATCACGCTGTTCAACGAGAACCGGCGCCTCCTCCGCGAAATCTACCGCGTCAAGCGGGAGACACCGTGGCTGCTGTCCGCCGTGGAAGCGTACACGCTCGTGCGCGCCGGCGGGCTCATGCCCCGGGACGAGCACAATGTGCTGCTCCGCCGGGTGCTCGACCTGCTGCCGCAGCGGCAGGGCAAGCGGCAGGACAAGATTCGCGTCGTCTTCGAGGGCGGCTACTGCGAGCAGCCCCCCGCCGACTTGCTCGCGGTGATCCAGGACGCCTGTTACATCGTCGACGACGATCTGCTGATCGGGCTGCGCTGGCTGACCGGGGATGTCCCCACCGACGGGGAGCCGCTCGCGAACCTGGCGCGCGCGTATCTCGACGGGTCGAGCTACAGCCCCGTGCAGCACGATCCGCGCAAACCCAAGTCGGAGATGCTGCTCCGGCGCATCCGGGAGGCCGACGCCGAGGCCGCGATCGTCGCCGCGCCCAAGATGTGCGAGCCGGGCTTGGAGGAACAGGTCAACCACATCCGCGCGCTCGAGGGGGCGGGGATCCCGCACCTCGTGATGGAGTTCGAAGAGAAGATGACGGTCTTCGAGCAGATGCGGATGGAAGTCGAGACGTTCGCCGAATCCCTGCTGCTCGACTTCGCATGA
- a CDS encoding LuxR C-terminal-related transcriptional regulator produces MFTRTTDGVVAVDPTCRVILWNCAAESILGYTAAEVLGRACHDVVRGRDAVGNLFCHPHCSVLTMARRDEMAHAYDITTQARDGSERRLNVSTVLVPGAAGNIIVHLFRDVTAVRGGRPLEAVAGGEDRADVSDQLTAREREILCLMARGEGTQAMARRLFISTATVRNHTQSILTKLAVHSRLEAVALAFRSGII; encoded by the coding sequence TTGTTCACGCGCACTACCGACGGCGTGGTGGCGGTGGACCCGACATGCCGCGTGATCCTCTGGAACTGCGCCGCCGAGTCTATTTTGGGATATACGGCCGCCGAGGTGCTCGGCCGGGCGTGTCACGACGTGGTGCGCGGACGCGACGCCGTCGGGAATCTGTTCTGCCATCCTCACTGCAGCGTGCTGACCATGGCGCGGCGTGACGAGATGGCGCACGCCTACGACATCACGACCCAGGCCCGGGACGGGTCGGAGCGGCGGCTCAACGTCAGCACGGTGCTCGTGCCGGGTGCAGCCGGCAACATCATCGTCCACCTCTTTCGGGACGTGACGGCCGTCCGCGGAGGACGCCCCCTGGAGGCCGTCGCCGGCGGCGAGGACAGGGCGGACGTCTCCGATCAGCTGACTGCGCGCGAACGGGAGATACTGTGCCTTATGGCGCGCGGAGAGGGGACCCAAGCCATGGCGCGGCGTCTCTTCATCAGCACCGCCACCGTCCGAAACCACACGCAGAGCATCCTCACAAAGCTCGCCGTGCACAGCCGCCTCGAAGCCGTCGCGCTTGCGTTCCGCAGCGGAATCATCTAG
- a CDS encoding XdhC family protein, whose amino-acid sequence MRGWLAGGKQVGLATVIGTERSAPRGPAAVLAVTDGLEVAGSRPYLHSDDPPLLKSERILRADYRTPAATWRDWIDAARQPEKPGRMRPVERPPRRRTPPTFSICSRALPTAWWRWTRHAA is encoded by the coding sequence TTGAGGGGCTGGCTTGCCGGGGGCAAGCAGGTAGGTCTTGCGACCGTGATCGGTACCGAACGCTCCGCGCCCCGGGGTCCCGCCGCCGTGCTGGCGGTCACCGACGGTCTGGAAGTCGCCGGCTCGCGTCCATATCTTCATAGTGACGATCCGCCCCTGCTGAAATCGGAGAGGATTCTCCGCGCGGACTACCGAACGCCCGCCGCAACATGGCGCGATTGGATCGACGCGGCAAGACAGCCCGAGAAGCCGGGCAGAATGAGGCCCGTCGAGCGCCCGCCGCGGCGGCGGACTCCACCGACCTTCTCGATTTGTTCACGCGCACTACCGACGGCGTGGTGGCGGTGGACCCGACATGCCGCGTGA